One genomic window of Mucilaginibacter sp. SJ includes the following:
- the rlmN gene encoding 23S rRNA (adenine(2503)-C(2))-methyltransferase RlmN: protein MNNTKDKIDIRSLSLNALQEHFIRMDEKGFRAKQVYEWLWKKSCFSFNEMSNISKELRAKLDANFVINNVKINSSQISADKTIKNSFILHDNHLIEGVLIPTPGRMTACVSSQVGCSLTCKFCATGYMERKRNLNPDEIYDQVVLIDQQARENYNQPLSNIVYMGMGEPLLNYANMMKSIERITSEDGLNMAAKRITVSTAGIAKMIKKLGDDHVKFNLALSLHAANDEKRNTIMPINEQNSLKALAEALKYYYAKTKNPVTYEYIIFDGVNDGIQDAMELAKFCKHLPCKVNIIEYNPIAFASYINAGEDKVEAFADYLTKQGINTHLRRSRGKDIDAACGQLAIKEKDKLAEV, encoded by the coding sequence GTGAACAATACAAAAGATAAAATTGACATCCGTAGCCTGAGCCTGAATGCTTTACAGGAGCATTTCATCCGTATGGATGAAAAAGGCTTCAGGGCAAAACAGGTGTATGAATGGCTTTGGAAAAAATCTTGCTTTTCTTTCAACGAGATGAGCAATATTTCAAAAGAACTCCGTGCTAAACTGGATGCAAATTTTGTAATTAATAATGTAAAAATTAATTCTTCACAGATTAGTGCTGATAAAACTATAAAAAATTCTTTTATTTTACATGATAACCACTTAATTGAGGGCGTTTTAATTCCAACTCCCGGCCGCATGACGGCCTGTGTATCATCGCAGGTGGGTTGCAGCCTTACCTGTAAATTTTGCGCCACCGGTTATATGGAGCGTAAAAGGAACCTCAACCCCGATGAAATTTACGACCAGGTAGTTTTAATTGATCAGCAAGCCCGCGAAAACTACAATCAGCCTTTATCAAACATTGTTTACATGGGCATGGGCGAGCCATTGCTTAACTATGCCAACATGATGAAGTCGATAGAGCGCATCACCTCCGAGGATGGGCTTAATATGGCTGCCAAACGCATTACTGTATCAACAGCCGGCATCGCCAAAATGATCAAAAAACTGGGCGACGACCACGTAAAATTTAACCTTGCCCTTTCCCTGCACGCGGCAAACGATGAAAAGCGTAATACCATTATGCCTATCAACGAACAAAACTCGTTAAAAGCATTGGCCGAGGCATTGAAATACTACTATGCTAAAACCAAAAACCCGGTGACCTACGAGTACATTATTTTTGATGGTGTGAACGATGGTATCCAGGACGCTATGGAGCTGGCTAAATTTTGCAAACACCTGCCCTGCAAGGTCAACATCATTGAATACAATCCTATTGCTTTTGCCAGCTACATCAACGCCGGCGAGGATAAAGTTGAAGCATTTGCCGATTACCTCACCAAACAAGGTATTAACACGCACCTCCGCCGCAGCCGCGGCAAGGATATTGACGCTGCCTGCGGTCAGCTTGCCATCAAAGAAAAAGATAAGCTGGCCGAAGTTTAA
- a CDS encoding ComF family protein, translating into MKLLRAYLSDFAALLFPELCPACQASLVAGEHIICSDCRFNLPFTNFHQQPANIVAQQFWGKINVEAAYALYYFHKGGKIQNLMHHFKYKGMHQIGNLLGAIAGAQLAANDIFNTADVIIPVPLHKRRLHERGYNQSACFAYGLAEKLNAVVDEHSLVRMVATKTQTQRSRFARFENMQHVFAVKDPAALEGKHVLLVDDIVTTGSTLEACGAELLKVPGLKLSIAAIAYAV; encoded by the coding sequence ATGAAATTACTGCGTGCCTACCTTTCAGATTTTGCCGCCCTGCTGTTCCCGGAGCTTTGCCCGGCCTGCCAGGCCAGTTTGGTAGCAGGTGAGCATATCATTTGCAGCGATTGCCGCTTTAATTTACCGTTCACCAATTTTCATCAGCAGCCTGCTAATATTGTAGCCCAGCAATTTTGGGGTAAAATTAATGTTGAAGCCGCCTACGCGCTTTATTATTTCCACAAAGGAGGAAAGATCCAAAACCTGATGCACCATTTTAAATACAAAGGCATGCACCAGATCGGTAATCTGCTTGGAGCCATAGCAGGGGCACAGCTGGCCGCAAATGATATTTTTAATACAGCAGATGTAATAATTCCAGTACCCTTACATAAACGCCGCCTGCACGAACGCGGTTATAATCAAAGCGCCTGCTTTGCCTATGGCCTTGCCGAAAAATTAAACGCGGTTGTTGATGAGCACAGCCTTGTACGTATGGTGGCCACCAAAACACAAACCCAACGGTCGCGCTTTGCCCGGTTTGAGAATATGCAGCATGTATTCGCGGTTAAAGATCCGGCTGCGCTTGAAGGTAAACACGTTTTATTAGTTGATGATATAGTAACCACGGGCTCAACGCTTGAAGCCTGCGGGGCTGAGTTATTAAAAGTGCCGGGGTTGAAGTTGAGTATAGCGGCTATAGCTTATGCGGTGTAG
- a CDS encoding PAS domain-containing protein produces the protein MTPRQEDPSNIENKRLAALRSYNVLDTMPEKEYDAITRLASYICQVPAALISLLDAERQWFKSTYGVDVGETPRADAFCNRTIQSDALLEITDSKADEEFKDNPIASEMGVRFYAGAPLIDPDGHRLGSLCVIDTKPRKLTAEQRDALRTLADEVMSHLLLRKQKLELEKNLKSHQEFHDLFDSSPDIHCIMDRDFNIEQINRSAKPILGYLAAEVKGKPIWSFFPEEEQATLLSVLKKGLSRQQRHFEIEANIITPSGDVKCISWSVTFKSDKWFASGRDISYQKKVADEVALLSLVASKVTSGVVISNAADEVIWTNEAFEQITGYSRADVENRRLRDVLKGVPLDAEAVKRLDEAIRNQVSYEVDLLIDKKDGEPVWISVFNSVIRDSAGQTDKFIRVIIDITQRKKIEQELEILSFAARKSPSGILIRSNTGEVIWMNEALENITGYTLDEMRGKMFGTMLLGEDTDISVFKAAVKAVEEKRGYEVEIKIYKKDKTPIWVFLSNTPLFNETGSVERQIAVMVDITERKKTEEQVTMLSLVASSTASGVVINNSDGKVEWVNKAFEQITGYTLLDVKDNHLGDVLKGELTDVSIIQKARELSRNKQSFEVDLLVYRKDRQPLWISVINSVIINSKGEVDKYIEVIIDITAKKKAEIELINAREEAVQLSRAKDMFISVMSHEIRTPLNAVIGMSHLLLEDDPLDGQKENLNILKFSAENLMTLINDVLDFAKIETGNVELEKERVDLTELVQSITSSMQYKAAEKNIYISKSIDEAIPKVILGDRTRLIQILLNLVGNAIKFTEKGGVTIDLRVIQESERDVRIRFAVIDTGIGIAANKLGTIFEQFKQAELDTTRKFGGTGLGLAISKRLIELHDSRINVDSVPGQGSTFWFTIGFKKGDYQLNRNSNNVEEGLKINVLVVDDNQINRLLINKILKKWGASADFAENGIEAIEKVETNRNYNVVLMDIHMPEMGGLEATGIIRAKTETYFQQLPIIALTASMLSNQMGEINDAGMNDYILKPFDPRVLYDKLSRYQQQ, from the coding sequence ATGACACCAAGGCAGGAAGATCCATCAAACATAGAAAATAAGCGTTTAGCTGCGCTTAGATCATACAATGTTTTGGATACCATGCCCGAAAAGGAGTACGACGCCATTACGCGTTTAGCCTCCTATATATGCCAGGTACCGGCAGCGCTGATATCGCTGCTTGATGCCGAAAGGCAATGGTTTAAATCAACATACGGCGTCGACGTGGGGGAAACACCCCGCGCCGACGCTTTTTGCAACCGCACTATCCAATCCGACGCGCTTCTTGAAATAACCGATTCTAAGGCGGATGAGGAATTCAAGGATAACCCCATAGCCAGTGAAATGGGCGTACGCTTTTATGCCGGCGCGCCATTGATTGATCCGGATGGCCACAGGCTCGGTTCATTATGCGTGATCGATACAAAGCCGCGTAAGCTCACAGCCGAACAGCGTGACGCGCTCCGCACGCTGGCTGATGAGGTCATGTCGCACCTGCTACTCCGGAAACAGAAGCTTGAATTGGAGAAAAATTTGAAAAGCCACCAGGAGTTTCACGATCTTTTTGACAGTTCGCCCGATATCCATTGTATCATGGACAGGGATTTTAATATTGAGCAAATCAACCGCTCTGCTAAACCGATTTTGGGTTATTTAGCTGCTGAGGTTAAAGGCAAGCCCATCTGGAGTTTTTTTCCTGAAGAAGAGCAGGCTACATTGCTGTCGGTACTGAAAAAAGGCTTGAGCAGGCAGCAACGCCATTTTGAAATAGAAGCGAATATCATAACACCATCGGGCGATGTTAAATGCATTAGCTGGTCGGTAACTTTTAAAAGTGATAAATGGTTTGCCAGCGGGCGCGATATCAGCTATCAAAAAAAGGTAGCCGATGAGGTAGCATTACTATCATTGGTTGCAAGTAAAGTTACCAGTGGTGTGGTGATCAGCAATGCGGCCGATGAGGTGATATGGACCAATGAAGCTTTTGAGCAGATAACAGGTTACAGCCGGGCCGATGTAGAAAACCGGCGTTTGCGCGATGTACTTAAAGGCGTACCGCTGGATGCCGAAGCTGTAAAACGGTTGGATGAAGCCATCCGCAACCAGGTATCCTACGAAGTGGACCTGCTGATTGATAAAAAAGATGGTGAACCGGTATGGATCTCTGTATTTAACTCGGTGATTCGCGACAGCGCCGGGCAAACAGATAAATTTATCAGGGTTATTATTGATATAACCCAGCGTAAAAAGATAGAACAGGAACTGGAGATCCTGTCCTTCGCGGCCCGTAAATCGCCCAGCGGCATCCTGATCCGCAGTAATACTGGCGAGGTGATCTGGATGAACGAGGCCCTGGAGAATATAACAGGTTATACGCTCGACGAAATGCGTGGTAAAATGTTTGGCACTATGCTGCTTGGCGAAGATACCGACATCAGCGTGTTTAAAGCGGCAGTAAAAGCCGTAGAAGAAAAGCGGGGTTACGAAGTTGAAATAAAAATTTATAAAAAAGATAAAACACCAATTTGGGTATTTTTATCAAATACCCCGTTGTTTAACGAAACAGGTAGTGTTGAACGGCAGATTGCCGTAATGGTTGATATTACGGAGCGAAAGAAAACTGAAGAGCAGGTAACCATGCTTTCATTAGTGGCCAGTAGTACAGCCAGCGGAGTTGTAATTAACAACAGCGATGGTAAGGTTGAATGGGTAAATAAAGCTTTTGAGCAAATAACCGGTTATACTTTGCTTGATGTAAAAGACAATCATCTTGGTGATGTGCTAAAAGGGGAACTTACAGACGTATCTATTATTCAAAAGGCACGGGAGTTATCCCGCAATAAACAATCATTTGAGGTTGACCTGCTGGTTTACCGGAAAGACAGGCAGCCGTTGTGGATCTCGGTAATTAATTCGGTGATCATTAACAGTAAAGGCGAGGTTGATAAGTATATAGAGGTTATCATTGATATAACTGCTAAAAAGAAGGCCGAAATTGAACTGATCAATGCCAGGGAGGAAGCTGTGCAGTTGAGCCGCGCTAAAGATATGTTCATATCGGTAATGAGCCACGAGATCCGCACACCGCTGAATGCCGTAATTGGTATGTCGCATTTGTTACTGGAGGATGATCCGCTTGATGGGCAAAAGGAAAACCTTAATATTCTGAAATTCTCGGCCGAAAACCTGATGACACTTATCAACGATGTGCTTGATTTTGCCAAGATCGAAACCGGGAATGTTGAGCTGGAGAAGGAGCGGGTTGATTTAACCGAGCTTGTTCAAAGCATAACAAGCTCCATGCAGTATAAAGCCGCCGAAAAAAATATATATATTAGCAAAAGCATTGATGAGGCTATACCCAAAGTAATTTTGGGCGACCGCACCCGGCTAATCCAGATATTACTAAACCTTGTTGGTAATGCCATTAAATTTACCGAAAAAGGTGGAGTTACCATCGATCTGAGAGTGATACAGGAGTCAGAGCGAGATGTGCGCATCAGGTTTGCAGTAATTGATACCGGCATAGGCATTGCCGCAAATAAACTGGGTACTATATTTGAGCAGTTTAAGCAGGCCGAACTGGATACTACACGTAAGTTTGGAGGTACGGGCCTTGGCCTCGCTATCAGCAAGCGGTTAATTGAACTGCATGACTCGCGCATAAATGTTGATAGCGTACCGGGACAGGGATCAACATTTTGGTTTACCATAGGCTTTAAAAAAGGAGATTACCAGTTAAACAGAAATAGTAATAACGTGGAAGAAGGACTTAAGATAAATGTTTTAGTAGTTGATGACAACCAGATTAACCGCCTGCTCATTAATAAGATATTAAAGAAATGGGGTGCCAGTGCTGATTTTGCCGAAAACGGCATTGAAGCTATTGAAAAGGTTGAAACCAACCGCAACTACAACGTAGTGCTGATGGATATCCACATGCCCGAAATGGGCGGTTTGGAAGCTACAGGCATTATCCGCGCTAAAACAGAAACTTATTTCCAGCAGTTGCCGATCATTGCCCTTACAGCCTCTATGCTCAGCAACCAAATGGGCGAGATTAACGATGCCGGAATGAATGACTACATTCTTAAACCCTTTGATCCGAGGGTGCTTTACGATAAATTAAGCAGGTACCAGCAGCAGTAG